Within the Leptospira ryugenii genome, the region GCAATTGGCGGGCTTGAAACTTAGACAAGATATCAAAGACATTTTACAAGGAAAAAATGATATCTATGTGAAGAACTATCTGGGAGAACCAGATGAAGTCAAACACAGCGGGGAAAGGATTTATTGGGAATACTACCGACCTGTTTCCAAGTTTTCTCCCGAATCGGAGCCCGACCAAAAAATCACAGTCATCTTTCGTCGTTTTTCTGTGGAACGTGTGGAACATATTAAACCAGATTCTGAAAAAGAACCTTCCATTAAGTTTTATAAAATTTTAAACCCGAATCAGAAAAAAGACTCCGAAACCGAGAAGCAATAAAAAAGGAGGAGAGCTACCTCTCCTCCTGTCGTTTCCGATAGACTTACGTCTCTTAGTATTTTAAGAGGCTAGTGATATCGTTCTTTGTTTTCACTGTTGCAGGAGCAATTGTATACTCTGCTACAGAACACTTAGCTTTGATGTAATTTGTCACAACCTGACCCGCAGTTGGGTAGGAAAATTGTGGCATATTGCAAGGCTGGATCGGATCGTTCACCGCAGCGCGGACACACTCTCTAAGAGCGGCCATTTGTTCGCTGGTTGTTCCCTTAGTTGGGTCTACTGCGCCGATAGTTGCTCTACTGCAACCAACACCCGCATTGAACAACTGGAGGGAGCCACTCACGCAAGAGTTTGCGAGGCTGTAAGCTTGCAAACAAACCACTTGGTCAGGATCTGGTGTATTTCGATCGTTCACGAGGTAGAGAAGAGCGGTATTTAATCCTCTATCGCTATTATCCTCGGTCTTGCAACTCACCGTAATCATCGCCATAGTGGAGATGAAAAGAAGGATTGTTAGTTTTTTCATTGAGTTGAGTTTCATTTGTTTCTCCTTAGAACTTCGCAACCGCACCGATGATGATACCGTTTTGGTAGCTTGCAGCTCGTCCGTTAACGTCTACGAACTGTGAACCAGGACCGTAATCTCTTCGTAAGTCGATCTTCACTTGAAGGTTCTCTGTGAAGTTGATGGTTGGTGTGAAGGTAATTGTTCGGATCTGTCCTAAGTTGCTTCCGGACGGTCTGGAACCAAGAGCATCTTGGAAACGTAGGTCATAACGATCAGCTGGGGTTACGTTGAAGAGTGGCGGGTTAACAGGCAAGATTCCACCGTAACGTTTGTCATCCAAGTACTCATAACGGAAACCAAGGGCAAACTTCTCAGTGAACTGGTACTTAGCTTGCAATTGATACGTTTGGTAGATTCTTTTGATCGTGTTAGGACGAGTGAAAGATGTGGAATCTGTGAACCCTGCTTCTACGAGCGCGGCTGGGAGCGGAGCAACTTGTGCATCGCTAAGACCAGTAGCTGTTTTGAAGCTTCCTCTGGAAATTCCCGGTTCTTCCCAACCAAAGGCTGCAGTGTTTGTTTGGCCAACTCTTTCTCCATGTGTGAAGTCAAAGATGGTTGTCAAACGGTCAGTAGGCTTGAAGATCAAGATTAAGTTTTGGATCATCCAATGGTCTTGTCTAAAGTTAGACTGCTGGGCAAAACCACCATTTCCGATTCTGTTGTTTATGTAGTAAAGAGCGTTGTTGTCTCTTCCCTTGATGTTGTCATTGGCAAACAAGGTGTTGTAAACCACAGTGAACTTATCTGTCGCTTCGTACCGCACCTGTGTTCCGATGGAACGTGTTGGGTTCGGACCGTCCACATATGCATGCTGTTGGGTGCTTGCTAAACTTGGGGAAAGGCCTGCGGAAGTATCGCCATACGCTGTTAGACCGTTATAACCAAACTGGTTTCCATTGGCAGTGTAACCAGTACCTTGTGCACTATTGTAGAGATAAAGAGAAGTGGTTAACTTATCTGAAATCTGCAAGTTAGCTCTGGCACCAGTGTGGATAAATGGGATTGTGTTGAAGAACACATACCCGATGGTGTAAGCAATGTTGTCTTTGGAGTCAAGTAGTTCCAAACCGATGTGGGTTGCCATCTTACCAGCATCCACAGTCAAACCTTTCAATACTGGGAAGTAGAAGGACACATATGCCTGTTGTAATAACTGCATATTGTGCAAGGAGTTCGTTGTTTGGTAAGGACGCTCTTGGTACATCAAGTTTTGTCCATTTTGCATATCTAAACGGAAACCCCAAGGGCTTTCCTTATCTGCCAACTTCTCCATAGAAAGTTTCACTGCATTTACCGCAAATTGCTTGTTATATGTGTGAAAAGTCCCCGCTGTATCTTGAGTTCCACCTTGCCGGTTGTTGCTTGTATAGTTGTAATATACATCCACATAACCGGAAAAATTGACTAAGTCGTACCAAGCTTTGTCTTTTGTCGGTTTAGCGGCTGGTGTTGCCGTTTGCGCGAACAGAGACCCTTGGCTGATTAGAATAGCAGCCGAAGCTACTAAGAGAGTGTATTTATTTCTCATTTGCCATTTCTCCTATGCCAAGTCTAGTGCAAGTAGCGTACCAGCTAGGATGGTTCCCAAAAAATTAATGTTTCTATTGGATGAAAATGCCCAGAGGTGCAGGCAAATTGAGTAAAAAATGGACAAAAAATATTTAGTCTTTTCCTCTACAATGGGAAAAGCAGCTAAGTAGCTTGCATATTGCTGATTATTTCAGCACAATGTTCTAGAAGGACACGTACTTCGTTTCGGTTTGGGTCT harbors:
- a CDS encoding outer membrane beta-barrel protein, which encodes MRNKYTLLVASAAILISQGSLFAQTATPAAKPTKDKAWYDLVNFSGYVDVYYNYTSNNRQGGTQDTAGTFHTYNKQFAVNAVKLSMEKLADKESPWGFRLDMQNGQNLMYQERPYQTTNSLHNMQLLQQAYVSFYFPVLKGLTVDAGKMATHIGLELLDSKDNIAYTIGYVFFNTIPFIHTGARANLQISDKLTTSLYLYNSAQGTGYTANGNQFGYNGLTAYGDTSAGLSPSLASTQQHAYVDGPNPTRSIGTQVRYEATDKFTVVYNTLFANDNIKGRDNNALYYINNRIGNGGFAQQSNFRQDHWMIQNLILIFKPTDRLTTIFDFTHGERVGQTNTAAFGWEEPGISRGSFKTATGLSDAQVAPLPAALVEAGFTDSTSFTRPNTIKRIYQTYQLQAKYQFTEKFALGFRYEYLDDKRYGGILPVNPPLFNVTPADRYDLRFQDALGSRPSGSNLGQIRTITFTPTINFTENLQVKIDLRRDYGPGSQFVDVNGRAASYQNGIIIGAVAKF